One Pyrus communis chromosome 4, drPyrComm1.1, whole genome shotgun sequence genomic region harbors:
- the LOC137732732 gene encoding uncharacterized protein, with protein MTNRRRSSFTDEIEQTEPSREFSIPHFTFFKWDEDPEKHLKHYRSAMTLYRNNDDLMCKIFATTLQDEARDWFYTLPPQFIRSFNELSLVFTKEYSSYSSIKKKSDHLFNVKKNPKKPFHDYVKRFKVEKANIVGCNDSIARAAFQKGLPADHPLFGKLIMKEDLTLTDSFTLAEKHALWDEAR; from the coding sequence ATGACCAACAGAAGAAGGTCATCCTTCACGGATGAGATCGAGCAAACAGAGCCTTCACGCGAGTTCAGCATACCacatttcacatttttcaaatgGGATGAAGACCCGGAGAAACACTTAAAGCACTACCGAAGCGCAATGACCTTGTATCGAAACAATGACGAtcttatgtgcaagatatttgCCACCACTCTACAAGACGAGGCGCGagattggttctacaccctgCCGCCACAATTTATAAGAAGTTTCAacgaactttctttggtttttaccaaagaatattcatcctatAGCTCGATCAAAAAGAAGTCCGACCATTTGTTCAACGTCAAGAAGAATCCAAAAAAGCCGTTTCATGACTATGTGAAGAGATTCAAAGTAGAGAAGGCAAACATAGTCGGATGCAACGACTCGATAGCTAgagcagccttccaaaaaggacttccAGCAGACCACCCGCTATTCggaaaattgatcatgaaagaagatctaactctaaCAGACTCTTTCACTCTggcagagaagcatgcactttgggacgaggcaCGTTAA
- the LOC137730758 gene encoding transcriptional regulator SUPERMAN-like: MESWRPRTPETSSSDEDQVTSDYHNSGATTVKRSYECTFCKRGFTNAQALGGHMNIHRKDRVKPMQHVSGTSSLIANHYSNEDQYISMSTSHHHHQYSSAPLSSQGFSGYYPVLDQMNYQMHFQPTGSNPRIPYGYDLDDSSVGSRSHSLGMNQELWGTNLSLQLEDDEFRRGVRSNDEVDLELRLGHG, translated from the coding sequence ATGGAATCTTGGAGACCAAGAACCCCAGAGACGAGCTCAAGTGATGAAGATCAAGTCACATCAGATTATCACAATTCAGGTGCTACAACGGTGAAACGAAGCTATGAATGCACGTTTTGCAAGAGGGGGTTTACCAACGCTCAAGCCTTGGGAGGTCACATGAACATCCACAGGAAAGATCGAGTCAAACCGATGCAACACGTCTCAGGTACATCATCACTTATTGCAAACCACTACTCGAATGAGGATCAATACATATCCATGAGTActtctcatcatcatcatcaatatAGTAGCGCACCACTTTCAAGCCAGGGATTTTCTGGGTACTACCCAGTTTTGGATCAGATGAATTACCAAATGCATTTTCAGCCAACTGGGTCTAACCCTAGAATCCCATACGGTTATGACCTTGACGATTCATCGGTTGGGTCAAGGTCACACTCTTTGGGTATGAACCAAGAACTTTGGGGTACGAATTTGAGCTTGCAGTTGGAGGATGATGAATTCAGAAGGGGTGTGAGGAGTAACGATGAAGTGGATTTGGAACTTCGACTTGGGCATGGTTAA
- the LOC137730829 gene encoding ethylene receptor 2-like produces MLKALASLLSISLLLFCVSASDSGFPRCNCDDDGSWWSIESILECQRVSDFLIAVAYFSIPIELLYFVSCSNVPFKWVLFEFIAFIVLCGLTHLLNGWTYGPHPFQLMLALTVFKILTALVSCATAITLITLIPLLLKVKVREFMLKKKTWDLGREVGIIMRQKEAGMHVRMLTQEIRKSLDRHTILSTTLFELSETLGLQYCAVWMPNEIKTEMILTHELKGRNYSHAYNFSIPISDPDVEHIKGIDGVSSLRPDSALVHASGDSGEPGPVAAIRMPMLSVSNFKGGTPEVIQACYAILVLVLPGGQSRCWSSQDLEIIKVVADQVAVALSHAAVLEESQLMREKLAEQNRALQQAKMKAMMASHARIAFQKVMSDGMRRPMHSILGLLSLMQDDTLDNDQQVIVDAMVRTSNVLSTLINDVMDNSTKESGRFPLEMRSFGLHAMIKEAACLAKCLCVFRGVDFGIDVDKSLPDHVMGDERRVFQVILHMVGSLLNGNSVGGLVMFRVASEKGSQGRSDQRWAAWRHSSSDGDLCVRFEIGISNSGSQSEVTIPAVQLVGRRYASEGVDEGLSFTICKKLVQMMQGNIWAVPNPQGFAQSMALVLRFQPCLSTAIAISDPGESSEHPHSNSLFKGLQVLLTDDDDVNRVVTRKMLEKLGCIVTAVSSGFECLSTIGTIGPAGSSFQFVLLDLHMPELDGFEVAMRIRKFRSRTWPLIIGVTASADEDVWDRCMQTGINGVVRKPVLLQGIVNELRRVLLQANKGMT; encoded by the exons ATGTTAAAGGCATTGGCATCTTTGCTATCAATTTCATTGCTTCTATTCTGTGTTTCCGCGTCTGATAGCGGATTCCCGCGGTGCAATTGTGACGATGATGGAAGCTGGTGGAGCATTGAGAGCATACTAGAATGTCAGAGAGTGAGCGATTTCTTGATTGCCGTAGCCTACTTTTCGATCCCCATTGAGCTGCTCTACTTTGTCAGCTGCTCGAATGTACCTTTCAAATGGGTTCTGTTTGAGTTCATTGCCTTCATTGTGCTATGTGGATTGACACATTTACTCAATGGCTGGACTTACGGGCCTCACCCGTTCCAGCTTATGCTGGCACTCACAGTTTTCAAAATTCTTACTGCTCTGGTCTCGTGTGCCACTGCTATAACACTCATCACTCTCATCCCTTTGCTTCTCAAAGTGAAAGTGAGGGAATTCatgttgaagaagaagacttGGGATCTCGGGAGAGAGGTTGGGATTATAATGAGACAGAAGGAAGCTGGAATGCATGTTCGGATGCTCACCCAAGAGATTCGCAAGTCACTTGATAGGCATACAATACTGTCGACAACACTTTTTGAGCTATCAGAGACGTTGGGTTTGCAGTACTGTGCAGTTTGGATGCCTAATGAAATTAAAACAGAGATGATTCTCACCCATGAGTTGAAAGGGAGGAATTACTCTCATGCGTACAACTTTTCTATACCTATAAGTGATCCTGATGTGGAACACATCAAAGGGATTGATGGGGTGAGCAGCCTTAGGCCTGACTCGGCACTTGTTCATGCCAGTGGTGACTCAGGTGAGCCAGGACCAGTGGCTGCAATTCGGATGCCAATGCTTAGTGTTTCCAATTTCAAAGGAGGAACTCCGGAGGTGATCCAGGCTTGTTATGCAATATTGGTTTTGGTCCTCCCTGGTGGTCAATCTAGATGTTGGAGCAGCCAAGACCTTGAGATAATTAAGGTAGTTGCTGATCAGGTTGCTGTGGCTTTATCCCATGCTGCAGTCCTCGAGGAGTCTCAACTCATGAGAGAGAAGTTGGCTGAGCAAAATCGAGCCTTGCAGCAGGCAAAGATGAAGGCTATGATGGCAAGCCATGCAAGAATTGCATTCCAAAAGGTAATGAGTGATGGGATGAGGAGGCCGATGCACTCAATTTTGGGTTTGCTTTCTTTGATGCAGGACGACACTTTGGATAATGATCAACAAGTTATTGTTGATGCGATGGTGAGGACGAGCAATGTCCTATCAACCTTGATAAATGATGTGATGGACAATTCGACAAAGGAAAGTGGAAGATTTCCATTGGAGATGAGATCTTTTGGGTTGCATGCAATGATAAAGGAAGCAGCTTGCCTTGCCAAATGCTTGTGTGTGTTTAGGGGCGTTGATTTTGGAATTGATGTGGACAAGTCCTTACCTGATCATGTCATGGGGGATGAAAGACGGGTGTTTCAAGTGATTTTGCATATGGTTGGAAGCCTGTTAAATGGAAATAGTGTTGGAGGGTTGGTAATGTTTCGGGTTGCTTCAGAGAAGGGGAGTCAAGGGAGGAGTGATCAAAGGTGGGCAGCCTGGAGACATAGTTCGTCTGATGGTGATTTATGTGTTAGATTTGAGATTGGGATAAGCAATAGCGGCTCTCAATCAGAGGTCACAATTCCAGCAGTGCAGCTGGTTGGTAGGAGATACGCCAGTGAAGGTGTTGATGAGGGCTTGAGCTTCACCATTTGCAAAAAGCTAGTGCAG ATGATGCAAGGAAATATTTGGGCAGTCCCCAATCCTCAAGGGTTTGCTCAAAGCATGGCACTTGTTCTTCGGTTTCAACCTTGTCTGTCCACTGCAATAGCCATCTCAGATCCTGGAGAATCATCAGAGCACCCACATTCCAATTCACTTTTCAAAGGCTTGCAAGTTTTATTaactgatgatgatgatgtgaaCAGGGTTGTGACGCGGAAAATGCTTGAGAAGCTTGGTTGCATTGTAACTGCCGTTTCATCTGGATTCGAATGCCTTTCTACTATTGGTACTATCGGTCCTGCTGGATCTTCATTCCAATTTGTTTTACTTGATCTTCACATGCCCGAGTTGGATGGTTTTGAAGTTGCAATGAGAATTAGAAAATTTCGAAGCCGTACTTGGCCATTGATCATTGGCGTAACTGCTAGTGCTGACGAAGATGTGTGGGATAGATGTATGCAAACTGGAATCAATGGGGTTGTCCGAAAACCAGTTCTTCTGCAAGGGATCGTGAATGAGCTACGAAGAGTCTTGCTGCAGGCAAACAAAGGGATGACATAA